The Maridesulfovibrio salexigens DSM 2638 region GGCCAGAATTTTACACTTCTTAAGTTGTTGAAAATAAAAGATTATTTCTTGAAGGGGTGATTACTTGGGCTTGCAGTTGCCTATTGTGGACTGCAAAGCAAAGTTTGCAGTTGTTTTCTCCGCCGGGACTGATCTTTGTTTCCCGAAGCGGCCAAGTATGATACTGTTTATTTGGCCTCTAGTCTGTTTATGCCTGTTGCAGTCAGGATATCTATCTGATTTTCCAGCACGTATTCGAAAGCGGAGGAAGCATGGAACTACTCGATCTGGGCAGGAAACCTGTAAGTGAAGCAAAACCGGCCGGTGCGGATGCCCGTTACGAACCGGAGTATGACCTTTTGCAGCAGGAAATCGACAAGCTTGCCAGCGCCACAGCGGGCGGTGCGGTGGACTGGAAGCGGGTGGTTAAGCTCGGCTCTGTCATCCTGAGCAGCAAATCCAAGGATCTGAAAGTAGCCTCATATCTGGCTGTAGCGCTTTTGCATCTCAAGGGTGTGGAAGGTCTTTCGGCAGGGGCGCAACTGCTGCTCGATTTGATTTCCAACTTTTGGGATACCCTTTATCCGGCTAAGAAACGCATGCGCGGAAGATTCGGAGCCATCAGCTGGTGGGACGAGAATGCCGAGAAATTTTTGAAAAATTATGACGGTGACGAGCTGCCCAAAGAAGTTGTCGATCTCTTGGATAAGAGGATTAACGATCTTGATGCAGCCTTGGCGGAGAAGTCTGAGGACGCGCCTATTCTTCACGATCTGTCCAGTTATGTGCAACATCTTCCCGTGACCGCCCCAGTTGAACCGGAACAGTCTGCTCCCGTTGCAGATGAGTCTCCAACGGTTTCAACTCCTTCAGCCCCTGTCGCCTCCGCTGATCCTGTTGTGGTAAATGCGGGTAATATCTCTTCTCCTGAAGAATGCTCTGCCGTACTCAAAAGCGGGCTTTCTGTCCTCGCTCCTGTTTCTGAATATTTCCTTGCAAATGATCTGGCTGCAGCCGAGGGCTACAGGCTGCGGCGCATGATCGCGTGGACGTCCATTTCCGCTCTTCCTCCGGCGGAAAATGGACGGACCATGATCCCTGCACCGGACGGTCCGGTTAAAGATTCCATTGCCAGTCAGCTTAAGTCTGCTGATTTTGCCGGGGCCTTGCGCGAAGCCGAATCCCGTATCGGTGAGTATCTGTTCTGGCTGGACCTAAGCCGCATGTCTGCTGAAGCCCTTAAAGGACTGGGTGAAAATCACGCCGCAGCGATTGCTGCTCTTGAACTGGAGACACAGTTTTACGTGCAGCGCTTGCCTGCTTTGGCTTCTTTGAGTTTTGCCGACGGCACTCCTTTTGCCGATCCCAAGACCCGCTCATGGTTGCAGTCCCTTGGTAGTTCAGGGGCAGTCGATTCCGGTGCTGAGAGCGATGAAGTGTCTGAAATAATGGTTAAAGCCAATCATCTTGCTGCGGATAAAAAATTATTCGAGGCAGTTTCCCTAATTTGTGATAGGATCAATACATCTCCCTCCCTGCGCGCTGCTTTTCGGCTGCGTTCCGGTTTGACCGGACTTCTTACTGCGGAAGGGCAGGCAGGAGTGGCTCATGTGCACGCAATTGAGTTGCTTGAACAAATTGACAGTTCCGGGCTTGCTGAATGGGAGCCGGAACTGGCTTTAACCGGATTGCGGGCAGCCTATGAAGCGGTAGTCGCGGAGGGCGGGCCGGATTCAGCAGTAAAAAGTATTGAGATTCTACAGCGTATCAGCAGGCTCAGCCCTGTTGAAGCGTTGAAGTTAAACGGTGTTAATTAAACAGTTTGGACTGTTCCCAGAAACTTTTCAGCGGAGGGCTTAAATATGGCTAAAGAAGGTTCCGTAGCTCCAAAAGAGCGGGTCAATATTGTTTACAAGCCTGATACCGGAGATGCCAAGGAAGAGGTCGAGCTTCCTCTCAAACTGCTGGTGGTCGGCGATTTTACCCAGAAAGACGATGACCGCATGGTCGAGGATCGTGATCCGGTAAACATCGACAAGGATAATTTCAACGAAGTTCTCAAGGCTCAGGATCTTGAACTGAACATGGGCGTTGAGGACAAGCTTAGCGGTGATTCTGATGCTCAGATGGCGGTCAAGCTCAAGTTTGAAAGTCTCAAGGACTTTGATCCGGACCGGATCATCAGTCAGGTTCCTGAATTGCAAAAGCTCATGGAACTCCGCGAAGCCTTGAAAGCACTGAAGAGTCCGCTCTCCAATGTACCGGAATTCAGGAAAAAGGTTCAGGAATTGGTCAAGGATGACGGCGCACGCGAAAAGCTGCTTAAAGAACTTGGAATCGAGTAAGGGAGATTATCCATGGCAGAAGAAAAACTTGAACAACAGCAGGCTGAGCAATCAACAGCCGAAGTTTCGCTTCTTGATGACATCGTGGAGGCTACCAAGCTCAAGCCCGAAGACGAAGCTTATTCCGTAACCAAAGCGGGCTTGCAGGCTTTTCTTGAAGAAATGGTCAAACCTGAGCGCGCGGGAGCCAAAGTTTCCGGCAATCTCGTTGACGACATGCTGGCCCAGATTGATGAAAAACTTTCTGCGCAGATGGACAGCATCATTCACAACAAGGAATTCCAGAAAATGGAATCCTCATGGCGGTCGCTCAAGTTTCTGATAGACCGCACGGATTTCCGGGAAAACGTACGTATCCAGATGATGAATGTCTCTAAGGAAGACTTGCTGGACGATTTTGATGATGCCCCGGAAATCACCAAATCCGGTCTCTACAAACAAGCCTATACCGCAGAATACGGTCAGTTCGGTGGTCAGCCCTTCGGAGCCATTATCGGTAACTATGATTTCGGGCCCGGACCGCAGGATATGAAACTGCTGCAATACACAGCGTCAGTTTCAGCCATGTCCCACGCGCCATTTATTGCCGCAGCGGGACCGGAATTTTTCGGCATTGAAAAATGGAGCGAACTGCCCAATCTCAAGGATCTTAAATCCATTTTTGAGATGCCGCAGTATGCGAAGTGGAATTCATTCCGTGAA contains the following coding sequences:
- the tssA gene encoding type VI secretion system protein TssA, which encodes MELLDLGRKPVSEAKPAGADARYEPEYDLLQQEIDKLASATAGGAVDWKRVVKLGSVILSSKSKDLKVASYLAVALLHLKGVEGLSAGAQLLLDLISNFWDTLYPAKKRMRGRFGAISWWDENAEKFLKNYDGDELPKEVVDLLDKRINDLDAALAEKSEDAPILHDLSSYVQHLPVTAPVEPEQSAPVADESPTVSTPSAPVASADPVVVNAGNISSPEECSAVLKSGLSVLAPVSEYFLANDLAAAEGYRLRRMIAWTSISALPPAENGRTMIPAPDGPVKDSIASQLKSADFAGALREAESRIGEYLFWLDLSRMSAEALKGLGENHAAAIAALELETQFYVQRLPALASLSFADGTPFADPKTRSWLQSLGSSGAVDSGAESDEVSEIMVKANHLAADKKLFEAVSLICDRINTSPSLRAAFRLRSGLTGLLTAEGQAGVAHVHAIELLEQIDSSGLAEWEPELALTGLRAAYEAVVAEGGPDSAVKSIEILQRISRLSPVEALKLNGVN
- the tssB gene encoding type VI secretion system contractile sheath small subunit: MAKEGSVAPKERVNIVYKPDTGDAKEEVELPLKLLVVGDFTQKDDDRMVEDRDPVNIDKDNFNEVLKAQDLELNMGVEDKLSGDSDAQMAVKLKFESLKDFDPDRIISQVPELQKLMELREALKALKSPLSNVPEFRKKVQELVKDDGAREKLLKELGIE